From Passer domesticus isolate bPasDom1 chromosome 5, bPasDom1.hap1, whole genome shotgun sequence, the proteins below share one genomic window:
- the LUM gene encoding lumican, which yields MTLNSLAVFLLLISGIFCQYDYGPGDDYGYDPFGPSAAVCAPECNCPLSYPTAMYCDNLKLKTIPIVPSGIKYLYLRNNMIEGIEENTFDNVTDLQWLILDHNHLENSKIKGRVFSKLKNLKKLHINYNNLTEAVGPLPKTLDDLQLSHNKITKVNPGAFEGLMNLTVIHLQNNQLKADSISGAFKGLNSLLYLDLSFNQLTKLPTGLPHSLLMLYFDNNQISNIPDEYFQGFKALQYLRLSHNKLTDSGIPGNVFNITSLVELDLSFNQLKSIPIVSENLENFYLQVNKINKFPLSSFCKVVGPTTYSKITHLRLDGNNLTRADLPQEMYNCLRVAAEISLE from the exons ATGACTCTAAACTCCCTAGCTGTCTTTCTGCTGTTGATTAGTGGCATTTTTTGCCAATATGACTATGGTCCTGGAGATGATTATGGCTATGATCCTTTCGGGCCATCCGCCGCAGTCTGTGCCCCAGAATGTAATTGTCCTTTAAGCTACCCTACTGCCATGTATTGTGACAATCTTAAGCTGAAAACCATTCCAATTGTACCAAGTGGAATAAAATACCTTTATCTCCGAAACAATATGATTGAGGGAATTGAAGAGAACACGTTTGACAATGTAACAGACCTACAGTGGCTGATCCTGGATCACAACCATTTGGAAAATTCAAAAATTAAGGGAAGAGTCTTCTCTAAACTAAAGAACCTGAAGAAACTTCACATTAACTACAACAATTTGACTGAAGCTGTTGGACCACTTCCCAAAACTCTAGATGACCTGCAATTAAGTCACAACAAGATCACAAAAGTCAATCCAGGTGCATTTGAGGGGCTGATGAATCTGACTGTCATTCACCTCCAGAACAACCAGCTGAAAGCAGATTCTATTTCTGGGGCTTTTAAAGGCCTGAATTCACTTTTGTATCTTGACTTAAGCTTCAATCAACTTACAAAGCTACCAACAGGACTGCCTCACTCCCTGCTCATGCTGTATTTTGATAATAACCAGATTTCCAATATTCCTGATGAGTACTTCCAAGGTTTTAAAGCCCTGCAATATTTACGTTTATCCCACAATAAATTAACAGATTCTGGGATACCAGGTAATGTCTTCAACATCACATCACTAGTTGAGTTGGATCTCTCCTTCAATCAGCTGAAGAGCATTCCAATTGTCAGTGAGAACCTGGAAAACTTCTACCTCCAAGTCAACAAAATTAACA AGTTCCCACTGAGCAGCTTCTGTAAGGTGGTTGGACCGACGACCTATTCCAAGATCACCCACCTGCGTCTGGATGGAAACAACCTCACTCGGGCTGACCTGCCACAGGAGATGTACAACTGCCTTCGGGTGGCCGCTGAGATTTCACTGGAGTGA